The following proteins are encoded in a genomic region of Nocardioides sp. cx-173:
- a CDS encoding tryptophan 2,3-dioxygenase yields the protein MSTQEEHPGESFVSFGEQGAQLTYGSYLRLSQLLDSQHLESDPPAHDELLFITIHQVYELWFKQLLHEVTAARDAMTSGDLWWAQHLLQRVHVIERVLVQQVDVLETMTPQDFLQFRQQLAPASGFQSVQFRELEFLSGAKDAAYVERFRGLTDEERQRLGRRLEEPTLWDAFLDVLRAQGLPAANDAEVSASMRTVAHDRSRYAAVWALGEALLQHDELAASWRARHVVMVERMIGSKSGTGGSSGSTYLRSRLPLQYFPLLWDLRSEL from the coding sequence GTGAGCACTCAAGAGGAGCACCCCGGCGAGAGCTTCGTGTCCTTCGGCGAGCAGGGCGCGCAGCTGACCTACGGCAGCTACCTTCGGCTGTCCCAGCTGCTCGACTCCCAGCACCTGGAGTCCGATCCACCCGCCCACGACGAGCTGCTGTTCATCACCATCCACCAGGTCTACGAGCTGTGGTTCAAGCAGCTCCTGCACGAGGTGACCGCGGCGCGCGACGCCATGACGTCCGGCGACCTCTGGTGGGCCCAGCACCTGCTCCAGCGGGTGCACGTGATCGAGCGGGTGCTCGTGCAGCAGGTCGACGTCCTCGAGACCATGACCCCCCAGGACTTCCTGCAGTTCCGCCAGCAGCTGGCGCCGGCCAGTGGGTTCCAGTCGGTGCAGTTCCGTGAGCTGGAGTTCCTCTCGGGTGCCAAGGACGCGGCGTACGTCGAGCGCTTCCGCGGTCTCACCGACGAGGAGCGGCAGCGGCTGGGGCGCCGCCTCGAGGAGCCGACGCTGTGGGACGCCTTCCTCGACGTCCTGCGCGCCCAGGGGCTCCCCGCCGCCAACGACGCGGAGGTGTCCGCGTCGATGCGGACGGTCGCGCACGACCGGTCCCGGTACGCCGCCGTGTGGGCGCTCGGCGAGGCACTGCTGCAGCACGACGAGCTGGCCGCGAGCTGGCGGGCGCGCCACGTCGTGATGGTCGAGCGGATGATCGGGTCCAAGTCCGGCACGGGCGGCTCGAGCGGCTCGACGTACCTGCGCAGCCGGCTGCCCCTGCAGTACTTCCCGCTCCTGTGGGACCTGCGCAGCGAGCTGTAG
- a CDS encoding DUF6912 family protein gives MRVYVPASLELLADWLSAGEVPWPAEPISPPDDDEESEYAALMTAADESAELIGGAGRRVVVVAEVASEGRPIALRRVVAAHADVEDFTDPDDDLAWFATQELPELVGGA, from the coding sequence ATGCGCGTCTACGTGCCCGCCTCGCTGGAGCTGCTCGCGGACTGGCTCTCGGCCGGCGAGGTCCCCTGGCCGGCCGAGCCGATCTCGCCGCCGGACGACGACGAGGAGTCGGAGTACGCCGCCCTCATGACCGCCGCTGACGAGTCGGCCGAGCTGATCGGCGGCGCGGGGCGCCGGGTGGTCGTGGTCGCCGAGGTCGCCTCGGAGGGCCGGCCGATCGCCCTGCGACGGGTGGTGGCGGCGCACGCCGACGTCGAGGACTTCACCGACCCCGACGACGACCTGGCCTGGTTCGCCACCCAGGAGCTCCCGGAGCTGGTCGGCGGCGCCTGA
- a CDS encoding HNH endonuclease signature motif containing protein, whose translation MSTPGPDQSRQLLDGVRAHTQAAIDAELGRLHLTLDWCHLHETHDEDDAAVFSDHGIPLAGPGAPMVSEFAVMELGAALAMSTDSAKRYVGAVLEIRFRLPRIWARVETGELGFWKARWIAEHTKCLPMAGAAYVDQQVAYCAHKVSYAEVERQIATAMARFDPEQAEKLRRQAADGRKLDVHKDDLSLEGTIEVSGTLDAQDALDFDAAINRLAADRKAAGSSEPLDVRRAQAAGDLARGQNMLPFGDDEDGEGGFETGLRPSSTTEAPAVIKVTRVIDLHVHEAGVFGDPNATVGRCGRRPVLVETIREWCGAPGTTVINLKPVRDLADHVHVAAYEHPARLIEQDDLVDHHCVFPWCTRPAERCDHDHVTPYNKGGPTCSCNSAPLCRGHHRLKTHGRWSYDVLDRGNYLWHSPHGHTYRRDHTGTEPVVRQRP comes from the coding sequence ATGAGCACCCCCGGACCCGACCAGAGCAGACAACTGCTCGACGGTGTCCGCGCGCACACCCAGGCCGCGATCGACGCCGAGCTCGGCCGCCTCCATCTGACGCTTGACTGGTGTCACCTCCACGAGACCCACGACGAGGACGACGCCGCGGTCTTCAGCGACCACGGCATCCCCCTGGCCGGACCCGGCGCGCCGATGGTCAGTGAGTTCGCGGTCATGGAGCTCGGCGCCGCGCTGGCCATGTCGACCGACTCCGCCAAGCGCTACGTCGGCGCCGTGCTCGAGATCAGGTTCCGCCTCCCCAGGATCTGGGCCCGCGTGGAGACCGGGGAGCTGGGGTTTTGGAAGGCACGCTGGATCGCCGAGCACACCAAGTGCCTGCCTATGGCGGGTGCCGCCTACGTGGACCAGCAGGTCGCCTACTGCGCGCACAAGGTCTCCTACGCCGAGGTCGAGCGCCAGATCGCGACCGCGATGGCCAGGTTCGACCCCGAGCAGGCCGAGAAGCTGCGCCGCCAGGCCGCGGACGGGCGCAAGCTCGACGTGCACAAGGACGACCTATCCCTCGAGGGCACGATCGAGGTGTCCGGGACCTTGGATGCGCAGGACGCGCTCGACTTCGACGCCGCGATCAACCGGCTCGCGGCCGACCGGAAGGCGGCGGGGTCGAGCGAGCCGCTGGACGTACGTCGGGCGCAGGCCGCCGGTGATCTGGCTCGGGGGCAGAACATGCTGCCCTTCGGTGATGATGAGGACGGTGAGGGTGGTTTCGAGACAGGACTTCGTCCTTCCTCAACCACCGAGGCGCCGGCCGTCATCAAGGTGACCCGGGTGATCGACCTGCACGTCCACGAGGCCGGCGTGTTCGGCGACCCGAACGCCACAGTCGGCAGATGCGGCCGCAGACCCGTGCTCGTCGAGACCATCCGCGAGTGGTGCGGCGCACCGGGCACCACCGTCATCAACCTCAAGCCCGTGCGCGACCTCGCCGATCACGTCCACGTCGCGGCCTACGAGCACCCGGCCCGGCTCATCGAGCAGGACGACCTGGTCGACCACCACTGCGTGTTCCCGTGGTGCACCCGGCCCGCCGAGAGGTGCGACCACGACCACGTCACCCCCTACAACAAGGGCGGACCGACCTGCTCCTGCAACTCCGCTCCACTGTGTCGCGGGCACCATCGCCTGAAGACCCACGGCCGCTGGTCCTACGACGTCCTGGACCGCGGCAACTACCTGTGGCACTCACCCCACGGCCACACCTACCGCCGCGACCACACCGGCACCGAGCCGGTCGTGCGCCAGAGACCCTGA
- a CDS encoding DUF2505 domain-containing protein encodes MSREVLHRLTYNAPPERVAAMLRDADFRREVCAAIGMSRAEVSVSVAEDSDSAEIVLDQWQPTSDLPAFVRKLVGEETHIVQTESWAGATRGDIVVTIPGKPGDMSGTAVLTDEAGVTTETVALTITVGVPLVGGKIEALIGDMLLDALKTENRLGRDYLSR; translated from the coding sequence GTGAGCCGCGAGGTCCTCCACCGGCTCACCTACAACGCGCCGCCCGAGCGGGTCGCCGCGATGCTGCGCGACGCCGACTTCCGGCGTGAGGTCTGCGCCGCCATCGGCATGAGCCGGGCCGAGGTGTCGGTGTCGGTGGCGGAGGACAGCGACTCCGCCGAGATCGTCCTCGACCAGTGGCAGCCCACCTCCGACCTGCCGGCGTTCGTGAGGAAGCTCGTGGGCGAGGAGACCCACATCGTCCAGACCGAGTCGTGGGCCGGGGCCACCCGGGGCGACATCGTGGTCACGATCCCCGGCAAGCCCGGCGACATGAGCGGCACGGCCGTGCTCACCGATGAGGCCGGCGTGACCACCGAGACCGTCGCGCTGACGATCACGGTGGGGGTCCCGCTGGTGGGCGGCAAGATCGAGGCCCTGATCGGCGACATGCTGCTGGACGCCCTCAAGACCGAGAACCGCCTGGGGCGCGACTACCTCTCGCGCTGA
- a CDS encoding DUF2505 domain-containing protein has product MLMRTELSYDAPPADVFAMLSDPAFRERVCEAQHAASYDVSVDVAGAGLTVRVETEQNTSGLPSIAKRFVGETTTAIMTETWKDGSGGAVDISAPGKPTKVTGTVALREAGTGTIQTVELDAKVKVPLVGGKLEQLLVDTLQSAYAKEQQVGTAWLAGER; this is encoded by the coding sequence ATGCTGATGCGCACCGAGCTCTCCTACGACGCTCCCCCGGCCGACGTGTTCGCGATGCTCTCCGACCCGGCCTTCCGGGAGCGAGTCTGCGAGGCCCAGCACGCGGCGTCGTACGACGTGAGCGTCGACGTCGCCGGCGCGGGCCTCACGGTCCGGGTCGAGACCGAGCAGAACACCTCGGGGCTGCCGTCGATCGCGAAGAGGTTCGTGGGCGAGACCACGACCGCGATCATGACCGAGACCTGGAAGGACGGCTCCGGGGGCGCCGTCGACATCAGCGCCCCGGGCAAGCCGACCAAGGTCACCGGCACCGTCGCGCTGCGCGAGGCCGGCACCGGGACGATCCAGACCGTCGAGCTGGACGCCAAGGTCAAGGTGCCGCTGGTCGGCGGCAAGCTCGAGCAGCTCCTCGTCGACACCCTCCAGAGCGCCTACGCCAAGGAGCAACAGGTCGGCACGGCCTGGCTGGCAGGTGAGCGGTGA
- the pruA gene encoding L-glutamate gamma-semialdehyde dehydrogenase: MDAISFPPTPTNEPNLTYAPGSTERAELLAELERQERKQVTLRAHIGGRKRAGGGAEIKVVQPHDHQHVLGVMKNSTQADAQAAVKAAAKAAPDWAAMSMDDRCAVLLKAADLLAGPWRQRINAATMLGQSKTAFQAEIDSACELIDFWRFNVHYAKQILTDQPIANSPGIWNRTDHRPLEGFVYAITPFNFTAIAGNLPTAPALMGNTVIWKPSPTQQLAASLTMELLEEAGMPPGVINMLPGDGLEVSKVALAHPDLAGIHFTGSTPTFQALWRTVGENISGYRAYPRIVGETGGKDFIVAHPSADPDALRVAMIRGAFEFQGQKCSAASRAYVARSVWNKMKDDLIAEVEAISMGDVTDLSHFMGAVIDDRAFAKHQAAIARAKRSRSLTVLAGGQVDDSVGYFVRPTVVEGGDPTDEMFSTEYFGPILAVHVYEDGDFEKVVAQMESFAPYALTGAIIARDRAAVAWATDTLRFAAGNFYVNDKPTGAVVGQQPFGGGRASGTNDKAGAALNLLRWTSPRSIKETFVPPTDYRYPYMG, from the coding sequence ATGGACGCGATCTCCTTCCCGCCGACCCCGACCAACGAGCCCAACCTGACCTACGCCCCCGGCAGCACCGAGCGGGCCGAGCTGCTCGCGGAGCTGGAGCGGCAGGAGCGCAAGCAGGTCACGCTGCGCGCCCACATCGGCGGCCGCAAGCGAGCGGGCGGCGGCGCCGAGATCAAGGTCGTGCAGCCGCACGACCACCAGCACGTCCTCGGGGTCATGAAGAACTCCACCCAGGCCGACGCCCAGGCGGCGGTGAAGGCGGCCGCGAAGGCCGCCCCGGACTGGGCGGCGATGAGCATGGACGACCGGTGCGCGGTGCTGCTGAAGGCCGCCGACCTGCTCGCCGGCCCGTGGCGCCAGCGGATCAACGCCGCGACGATGCTGGGCCAGTCGAAGACGGCCTTCCAGGCCGAGATCGACTCGGCGTGCGAGCTGATCGACTTCTGGCGGTTCAACGTCCACTACGCCAAGCAGATCCTCACCGACCAGCCGATCGCCAACAGCCCGGGCATCTGGAACCGCACCGACCACCGCCCGCTCGAGGGCTTCGTCTACGCGATCACGCCGTTCAACTTCACCGCGATCGCGGGCAACCTGCCGACCGCGCCGGCGCTGATGGGCAACACGGTCATCTGGAAGCCCTCGCCGACCCAGCAGCTCGCCGCGTCGCTGACCATGGAGCTGCTCGAGGAGGCCGGCATGCCGCCGGGCGTGATCAACATGCTCCCCGGCGACGGCCTCGAGGTCTCGAAGGTCGCCCTCGCGCACCCCGACCTGGCCGGCATCCACTTCACCGGCTCGACCCCGACGTTCCAGGCGCTGTGGCGCACGGTGGGGGAGAACATCTCGGGCTACCGCGCCTACCCCCGCATCGTGGGCGAGACGGGCGGCAAGGACTTCATCGTCGCGCACCCCTCCGCCGACCCGGACGCGCTGCGGGTGGCGATGATCCGCGGTGCGTTCGAGTTCCAGGGCCAGAAGTGCTCCGCCGCCTCGCGTGCCTACGTCGCCCGCTCGGTGTGGAACAAGATGAAGGACGACCTCATCGCCGAGGTGGAGGCGATCTCGATGGGTGACGTCACCGACCTGTCGCACTTCATGGGCGCGGTCATCGACGACCGTGCGTTCGCCAAGCACCAGGCGGCCATCGCCCGCGCCAAGCGCTCGCGGAGCCTGACCGTCCTCGCCGGCGGCCAGGTCGACGACTCGGTGGGCTACTTCGTCCGACCCACCGTCGTGGAGGGCGGCGACCCGACCGACGAGATGTTCTCGACCGAGTACTTCGGCCCGATCCTCGCGGTGCACGTCTACGAGGACGGTGACTTCGAGAAGGTCGTCGCCCAGATGGAGTCCTTCGCGCCGTACGCGCTCACCGGCGCGATCATCGCCCGCGACCGGGCCGCCGTCGCCTGGGCCACCGACACCCTGCGCTTCGCCGCCGGCAACTTCTACGTCAACGACAAGCCCACCGGCGCCGTCGTCGGCCAGCAGCCCTTCGGCGGCGGCCGCGCCTCCGGCACCAACGACAAGGCCGGCGCCGCCCTCAACCTCCTGCGCTGGACCAGCCCGAGGTCCATCAAGGAGACCTTCGTGCCTCCCACCGACTACCGCTACCCGTACATGGGGTAG
- a CDS encoding NAD-glutamate dehydrogenase: protein MSTTTQDVDKAELLDQAIDLARQRKGSGAPPPDRVDALLRAYYRHIAPEDLLGRSAVDVYGALASHHKLAAERPQGTARVRVLTPTLSEYGWSAGGHSVVEVVVDDMPFLVDSLTMELSRQLRDVHLVIHPNYDVVRDITGALQEVRPVDDGSSAPDDDAVRESWMHVEIDRLREDDDPAAIVEDVQRVLRDVRESVEDWEKMHAQIRAIVSGLESDPPPLDPEEVRQAADLLAWLSDEHFTFLGYREYSLERQGDDDFLRAVPGTGLGILRADQEMAESFGRLPEKVKAKAREKTLLVLAKANSRATVHRPAYLDYVGVKTFDANGEVSGERRFLGLFSSAAYTESLLRIPLLRDKAEAVLRRSGFDPRSHAGKALMDTLETYPRDELFHTPVDELAPMAEAAMVARERRALRLFVRRDTYGRYVSVLVYLPRDRYNTSVRERFAQILKDRFGGDSVEFTVRINESTTARVHFVVRLPKGEEIPEVDTQELERRLGDASRSWRDDFMAAVMAEYGEEVGATLGRRYLDCFPEAYKEDFPARTAAVDLGRLEAIPGDVGIDLSLYEELDAGRGEARLKVFRIGEPLSLSEILPMLSSMGVEVVDERPYALAGLPRPSYIYEFGLRYGRSLPAGAREPFQDALRAVWEGFNEIDGFNSLVLGAGLTWRQATVLRAYAKYMRQGGSPFALDYIEDALSGNVDITRLLVRLFEARFDPGADGLTADDEARTARVDELRQRILAALDEVVSLDDDRILRSYLTHVLATLRTSYFQGAEDGRPHPYMSFKLDPSAIPELPEPRPRFEIFVYSPRVEGVHLRFGAVARGGLRWSDRRDDFRTEALGLVKAQMVKNTVIVPVGAKGGFFCKQLPDSSDRDAWMAEGVACYRTFISGLLDVTDNLVDGETVPPRRVVRHDGDDSYLVVAADKGTATFSDIANQVARDYGFWLGDAFASGGSVGYDHKAMGITARGAWVSVRRHFRELGVDCQSEDHTCVGVGDMSGDVFGNGLLCSEHTRLVAAFDHRDIFLDPDPDAATSYAERRRLFELPRSSWQDYDASLISEGGGVFSRSAKSIRLNGHIRSALGIDGEVDSMTPTELMRAILLAPVDLLWNGGIGTYVKGADETSSDVGDKANDAIRVDGGDLRARCVGEGGNLGFTQAGRIEYAMAGGRINTDFIDNSAGVDTSDHEVNIKILLDRVVAAGDLTEKQRNRLLVEMTDEVADLVLQDNYEQNLALANAAFNARPLLHVHEFWMKRLESDGILNREIEGLPSSREVRRRLERREGLTAPELSVLLAWTKIVLADELLESALPDDPYLDLDLRAYFPRQVREGFETPVTEHPLRREIIVTQVVNDLVNGAGMTYWPRLAGETGADAADLVRANFVAREIFASLPLRNDVKALDNELDAAVQTRMRIEMRTLVERASRWLVSNRRPPLDSQATVDFFSAPVQETLAQLPDLMTGRELTAYEERRDALVAKEVPEGLASRVAVLPPAYMLLNIIEIAHRESIDPADVARVHFALGERLGLPSLVQRILGLPREDRWQTMARAAFRDDLHAVHASLTHQVLTTTSPDDPAPARIAQWEEADAVVVNRAADTLQEITTDDTADLARMSVGLRVVRGLLS from the coding sequence GTGTCAACGACGACGCAGGATGTGGACAAGGCGGAGCTCCTCGACCAGGCCATCGACCTGGCCCGGCAACGGAAGGGGAGCGGCGCACCGCCGCCCGACCGGGTGGACGCGCTGCTGCGCGCCTACTACCGCCACATCGCGCCGGAGGACCTGCTCGGGCGCTCCGCCGTCGACGTCTACGGCGCCCTGGCGTCGCACCACAAGCTGGCCGCCGAGCGCCCGCAGGGCACGGCCCGGGTCCGGGTCCTCACGCCGACGCTGAGCGAGTACGGCTGGTCGGCGGGCGGCCACTCGGTCGTCGAGGTCGTCGTCGACGACATGCCGTTCCTGGTCGACTCGCTGACGATGGAGCTCTCCCGCCAGCTGCGCGACGTGCACCTGGTCATCCACCCCAACTACGACGTCGTGCGCGACATCACCGGCGCGCTGCAGGAGGTCCGCCCCGTCGACGACGGCTCCAGCGCCCCGGACGACGACGCCGTGCGCGAGTCGTGGATGCACGTCGAGATCGACCGGCTGCGCGAGGACGACGACCCGGCCGCGATCGTCGAGGACGTGCAGCGGGTGCTGCGCGACGTCCGTGAGTCGGTCGAGGACTGGGAGAAGATGCACGCCCAGATCCGCGCCATCGTGAGCGGCCTGGAGTCCGACCCGCCCCCGCTGGACCCCGAGGAGGTGCGCCAGGCCGCCGACCTGCTGGCCTGGCTCTCCGACGAGCACTTCACGTTCCTCGGCTACCGCGAGTACTCCCTGGAGCGCCAGGGCGACGACGACTTCCTGCGGGCCGTGCCCGGCACCGGCCTGGGCATCCTGCGCGCCGACCAGGAGATGGCCGAGTCGTTCGGCCGGCTGCCCGAGAAGGTCAAGGCCAAGGCCCGCGAGAAGACGCTGCTGGTGCTGGCCAAGGCCAACTCCCGCGCGACGGTGCACCGTCCGGCGTACCTCGACTACGTGGGGGTCAAGACCTTCGACGCCAACGGCGAGGTGTCGGGCGAGCGTCGCTTCCTGGGGCTCTTCTCCAGCGCCGCCTACACCGAGTCGCTGCTGCGGATCCCGCTGCTGCGCGACAAGGCGGAGGCCGTCCTGCGCCGCAGCGGCTTCGACCCGCGCAGCCACGCCGGCAAGGCGCTGATGGACACCCTGGAGACCTACCCGCGCGACGAGCTGTTCCACACCCCCGTCGATGAGCTGGCACCCATGGCGGAGGCCGCGATGGTGGCCCGCGAGCGCCGGGCCCTGCGGCTCTTCGTGCGCCGCGACACCTACGGGCGCTACGTGTCCGTGCTCGTGTACCTGCCGCGCGACCGCTACAACACCAGCGTCCGGGAGCGGTTCGCACAGATCCTCAAGGACCGCTTCGGCGGCGACTCCGTCGAGTTCACGGTGCGCATCAACGAGTCGACCACCGCGCGCGTCCACTTCGTGGTGCGCCTGCCCAAGGGCGAGGAGATCCCCGAGGTCGACACCCAGGAGCTGGAGCGCCGCCTGGGCGACGCCTCCCGCTCGTGGCGCGACGACTTCATGGCCGCGGTGATGGCCGAGTACGGCGAGGAGGTGGGCGCGACCCTCGGCCGGCGCTACCTCGACTGCTTCCCGGAGGCCTACAAGGAGGACTTCCCGGCCCGCACGGCCGCGGTGGACCTGGGCCGGCTCGAGGCGATCCCGGGCGACGTCGGCATCGACCTGTCGCTCTACGAGGAGCTGGACGCGGGCCGCGGCGAGGCCCGGCTCAAGGTGTTCCGCATCGGCGAGCCCCTCTCGCTGTCGGAGATCCTGCCGATGCTGTCGTCGATGGGCGTCGAGGTCGTGGACGAGCGGCCCTACGCGCTGGCCGGACTGCCGCGCCCGTCGTACATCTACGAGTTCGGGCTGCGCTACGGCCGGTCCCTGCCCGCCGGCGCGCGCGAGCCCTTTCAGGACGCGCTGCGGGCGGTGTGGGAGGGGTTCAACGAGATCGACGGCTTCAACTCGCTGGTCCTCGGCGCCGGCCTCACCTGGCGTCAGGCCACCGTGCTGCGGGCCTACGCGAAGTACATGAGGCAGGGCGGCTCGCCGTTCGCCCTCGACTACATCGAGGACGCGCTGTCCGGCAACGTCGACATCACGCGGCTGCTGGTGCGCCTCTTCGAGGCGCGCTTCGACCCCGGCGCCGACGGCCTGACCGCGGACGACGAGGCGCGCACGGCGCGGGTCGACGAGTTGCGCCAGCGCATCCTGGCGGCGCTCGACGAGGTGGTCAGCCTCGACGACGACCGGATCCTGCGCTCCTACCTCACCCACGTCCTCGCGACCCTGCGCACCAGCTACTTCCAGGGCGCCGAGGACGGCCGGCCGCACCCGTACATGTCCTTCAAGCTCGACCCGTCGGCGATCCCCGAGCTGCCGGAGCCGCGGCCGCGCTTCGAGATCTTCGTGTACTCGCCGCGTGTCGAGGGGGTCCATCTGCGCTTCGGCGCGGTGGCGCGCGGGGGACTGCGCTGGTCGGACCGGCGCGACGACTTCCGCACCGAGGCCCTCGGCCTGGTGAAGGCCCAGATGGTGAAGAACACCGTGATCGTGCCGGTCGGTGCGAAGGGCGGCTTCTTCTGCAAGCAGCTGCCCGACTCCTCCGACCGCGACGCCTGGATGGCCGAGGGCGTGGCCTGCTACCGGACCTTCATCTCAGGGCTGCTCGACGTCACCGACAACCTGGTCGACGGCGAGACCGTCCCGCCACGCCGGGTCGTGCGCCACGACGGCGACGACTCCTACCTGGTCGTCGCCGCGGACAAGGGCACCGCGACGTTCTCCGACATCGCCAACCAGGTGGCGAGGGACTACGGCTTCTGGCTCGGCGACGCCTTCGCCAGCGGCGGCTCGGTGGGCTACGACCACAAGGCCATGGGCATCACCGCCCGTGGCGCCTGGGTGTCCGTGCGTCGGCACTTCCGCGAGCTGGGCGTGGACTGCCAGAGCGAGGACCACACCTGCGTGGGCGTCGGCGACATGTCCGGCGACGTCTTCGGCAACGGGCTGCTGTGCTCGGAGCACACCCGCCTGGTGGCGGCCTTCGACCACCGCGACATCTTCCTCGACCCCGACCCCGACGCCGCCACGTCGTACGCCGAGCGGCGCCGGCTCTTCGAGCTCCCGCGCTCGTCGTGGCAGGACTACGACGCCTCCCTGATCTCCGAGGGCGGCGGCGTGTTCTCCCGCTCGGCGAAGTCGATCAGGCTCAACGGCCACATCCGGTCCGCCCTCGGCATCGACGGCGAGGTGGACTCCATGACGCCCACCGAGCTGATGCGCGCCATCCTGCTCGCGCCCGTGGACCTGCTGTGGAACGGCGGCATCGGCACCTACGTCAAGGGCGCCGACGAGACCTCCTCCGACGTCGGCGACAAGGCCAACGACGCCATCCGGGTCGACGGCGGGGACCTGCGCGCCCGCTGCGTCGGCGAGGGCGGCAACCTGGGGTTCACCCAGGCCGGCCGGATCGAGTACGCGATGGCCGGCGGCCGGATCAACACCGACTTCATCGACAACTCCGCCGGCGTCGACACCTCCGACCACGAGGTCAACATCAAGATCCTGCTCGACCGGGTCGTGGCCGCCGGAGACCTGACTGAGAAGCAGCGCAACCGGCTCCTCGTCGAGATGACCGACGAGGTCGCCGACCTGGTCCTGCAGGACAACTACGAGCAGAACCTCGCCCTCGCCAACGCCGCGTTCAACGCCAGGCCGCTGCTGCACGTCCACGAGTTCTGGATGAAGCGGCTCGAGAGCGACGGGATCCTCAACCGCGAGATCGAGGGGCTGCCGTCGAGCCGCGAGGTACGCCGCCGGCTGGAGCGTCGTGAGGGCCTGACCGCGCCGGAGCTCTCGGTCCTGCTGGCCTGGACCAAGATCGTCCTCGCCGACGAGCTGCTGGAGTCGGCGCTGCCCGACGACCCCTATCTGGACCTGGACCTGCGCGCGTACTTCCCGCGGCAGGTGCGCGAGGGCTTCGAGACTCCCGTCACCGAGCACCCGCTGCGCCGCGAGATCATCGTGACCCAGGTGGTCAACGACCTGGTCAACGGCGCCGGCATGACCTACTGGCCGCGCCTGGCAGGAGAGACCGGGGCCGACGCCGCGGACCTGGTGCGCGCCAACTTCGTGGCCCGCGAGATCTTCGCGTCGCTGCCGCTGCGCAACGACGTGAAGGCGCTCGACAACGAGCTGGACGCCGCCGTGCAGACCCGGATGCGGATCGAGATGCGCACGCTGGTCGAGCGCGCCTCGAGGTGGCTGGTCAGCAACCGTCGCCCGCCGCTGGACAGCCAGGCGACCGTGGACTTCTTCTCCGCGCCGGTGCAGGAGACGTTGGCGCAGCTCCCGGACCTGATGACCGGCCGCGAGCTCACGGCGTACGAGGAGCGGCGCGACGCGCTCGTGGCGAAGGAGGTGCCCGAGGGGCTGGCCTCGCGCGTGGCGGTGCTGCCGCCGGCGTACATGCTGCTCAACATCATCGAGATCGCGCACCGCGAGTCCATCGACCCCGCCGACGTCGCGCGGGTGCACTTCGCCCTGGGCGAGCGGCTGGGGCTGCCGTCGCTGGTGCAGCGCATCCTCGGGCTGCCCCGCGAGGACCGCTGGCAGACCATGGCCCGCGCCGCGTTTCGCGACGACCTGCACGCCGTCCACGCCTCGCTCACCCACCAGGTGCTCACGACGACCTCGCCCGACGACCCCGCCCCGGCGCGCATCGCGCAGTGGGAGGAGGCCGACGCCGTCGTCGTCAACCGCGCCGCCGACACCCTCCAGGAGATCACCACCGACGACACCGCCGACCTGGCCCGCATGTCCGTCGGCCTCCGCGTCGTCCGCGGCCTCCTGTCCTAG